The following are from one region of the Candidatus Wallbacteria bacterium genome:
- a CDS encoding retroviral-like aspartic protease family protein produces the protein MPDLKIEVKTFTSKAPARLNVLKTEAIIAAAHDHSQQSKFKHLKYIAIWDTGATGTVITNKVATDLGLPIINFTDVGTAAGAFRMPVYMINIILPNGVGFQELRVTEGNLSGTDILIGMDIMGQGDFAVTNFEGKTAFSFRLPSLECIDFNISTPKKIITSTGLVADLNGIPARRQPCPCGSGKKYKNCCGR, from the coding sequence ATGCCAGATCTGAAGATTGAAGTAAAAACGTTCACCTCTAAAGCTCCTGCCCGATTAAATGTTTTAAAAACTGAAGCCATTATTGCAGCAGCGCACGATCATTCTCAACAGTCTAAATTTAAACATCTGAAATATATCGCCATCTGGGATACCGGAGCCACGGGAACTGTGATCACCAATAAGGTCGCTACTGATTTAGGCCTTCCTATTATAAACTTCACTGATGTGGGCACTGCGGCGGGTGCATTCCGAATGCCTGTTTACATGATTAATATTATTTTACCTAATGGTGTCGGATTTCAGGAATTGCGCGTGACAGAAGGCAATCTCTCCGGAACTGACATCCTGATCGGAATGGATATCATGGGCCAGGGAGATTTTGCTGTTACTAACTTTGAGGGTAAAACGGCATTCTCATTTAGACTTCCATCTTTAGAATGCATTGATTTTAATATTTCCACGCCAAAAAAGATAATTACTTCAACCGGGTTGGTGGCTGATTTGAACGGAATCCCTGCCAGGCGGCAGCCATGCCCCTGTGGAAGTGGTAAGAAATACAAGAACTGCTGTGGCAGATAA
- a CDS encoding carbohydrate-binding protein has translation MIKLLVTLLLFTSLLLSASDRHVIYCSPNAKVYVDQLQWQRIDSEVRDYLKNLIVNGGEPLATSSRDALSAIRYQPYSLVLDGETISIILQSGTVYQLGPAEQLSLLINRLISTSCIRVTRLGPGIEIRWNVVAENENSFTVTLKYSAVSQGSWAEPKEMEMSHEFYAQKGILSVSYLIPQEETNEGNMEFVLHIKTKSYDYWDNNEGQNYSIGK, from the coding sequence ATGATAAAGCTCTTAGTCACACTATTGCTGTTCACAAGCCTGCTGCTCAGCGCTTCTGACCGGCATGTCATCTACTGCAGTCCTAATGCTAAAGTCTATGTGGATCAGCTGCAATGGCAGAGAATCGACAGCGAGGTCAGGGATTATCTGAAAAATCTGATCGTCAATGGCGGCGAACCGCTTGCTACAAGCAGCCGTGATGCTCTGTCTGCTATCAGATATCAGCCATACAGCCTGGTACTCGATGGGGAAACCATCTCCATTATCCTCCAGAGCGGAACTGTCTATCAGTTAGGACCTGCAGAACAATTATCTTTACTTATCAACAGGCTGATTTCCACTTCCTGCATCAGGGTCACTCGACTCGGTCCGGGCATAGAAATCAGATGGAATGTAGTAGCTGAAAACGAGAATTCATTTACCGTCACCCTGAAATATTCAGCGGTCAGTCAGGGCAGCTGGGCAGAACCGAAGGAAATGGAAATGAGCCATGAGTTTTATGCTCAGAAAGGCATCCTCAGCGTTTCATATCTGATCCCGCAGGAAGAAACCAATGAAGGGAACATGGAATTCGTGCTGCATATCAAGACTAAGAGTTATGATTACTGGGATAATAACGAAGGTCAGAACTATTCTATCGGTAAATAA